The sequence GTAAGACCCCTCCATTTATGTAGTTAAATATCACTTCCATTAACTTGTcttccaaatattttaattttttatggtcaaaagttgaatgtttattactaaaactttgtttcaatttgcattatcaagaaaaaaacagGAAAAAGATTGCCTtagaatttttctatttttcgttGGTTGCGTTATGCTAAACTTGCTCCTATATATGATACTTTatctttgtatttgtattttgttttaagaatatatttgattgaagGGTGTGTTTTTTGCTTTAGAAAATGAGACAAAtacaatcataaaaatagtgtaaGACATGCAAAACAATTAATGCCTACAAGattttctaatttcaaattattaataattacatttatgcattttaaattttaaatatttgtaaagaatcattcttacatgtgcttgtggataaaatctatagtttttcgacaattttcattaaaattatcatgAGATCCAAATCCCAAAGTCAAAAAAATGATACACCAAAATGCTTAAGAAGTTAGAAGATCTTCTATCCTTTGACCAAATATTGCTCCTATCcttaaaattttaacaaaaaaattcaaaatatattttaacaaacttttaaTTGTAAGAATACTAATATTGTCATTTTGACTCtccattaaattaaaatctgatttattgaattaaatattaatattttatttgtataattacataatttaaatatcaatcATTGCACTTTAAATCTTAGTTATTTCCTTctaataagttttttatttataaatttgaattactttATTGCCTTCTACTTAATGAGAAGAAGAATTTCATCTTTTACTAATTATTGTCAAACATTTTATCTTCTTGAAGTgtataaattaattgaatttcaacatttttatgagacaaaaaagacattttaagaAAGTTAATCATAAGATAGTATgccttcatttttgttttttctactttattttatcttttaaaacaaaaattatttatcattttattcatcGTTATAAagtaaacgtgcaacgcacgtgcccatatactagtaaattgaaaaaaacacaagaaaatatttaacaatttactgtgtttttttttttttggtggtgTTTTATCCACATATATATGATCAGATATTCCAGAATATAGATAAAGTCAGTTAGCTGGAATTTGTGAAgcaattaactgattatatgaATGTGTTGAGAGTAAGCAAACAAATATCATTTCCATGGACTCTCAGATTCTAAAATTTTGGCCAATTATTCcttcaagaaatttaattttcaactcCAAAAAAGCAGTTCACATTCATGGCCTACCCAATACCCGATTCCGGGTTGCGGCAGCAGGGTCCGTTCAGAAGTCAGAGGAGGAATGGCGTGCCATTCTCTCCCCTGACCAATTCCGGATTTTGAGACAGAAAGGCACAGAGTATGTATGCTGTAGTTATAATCTTCGATCTGTATCTGTAATGGACAAaattaacaaacataaaaacgAATATTGTAGTTGTGTGATGCGTATAATTAAAATCCCTGATTTTTACTCGACAGGAAACAAGGGAGTGGAGAGTATAACAAGTTTTTTGGTGTAGGCACCTACCTCTGTGCTGGTTGTGGCACTCCACTCTACAGATCCGCAACCAAATTCAACTCACCCTGTGGCTGGCCTTCTTTTTATGAGGGTCTCCCTGGGGCCATAAATCGCAATGTAAGCTTCTTCTCAATCACACTAGCTACATTCGTATGTGGCTTATCACTACCCAAATATGCTTATATCGTTTTACCACAACTCTTTTGGTGACTTGAACTCCGATCTCAACTTCTTTGTTAGAAATTATGTGCTCTATCAATCTCATTTCTAATGCTAGAGTTTCTATAATTAAAACAAGACATTTTGAGTTGATTTGCATGTTATTTCAGCCAGACCCAGATGGCATAAGGATGGAGATAACTTGTGCTGCTTGTGGAGGCCATCTTGGTCATGTTTTTAAAGGTGAATGGTTTCGTACCCCAACAAATGAACGCCATTGTGTCAACAGTATATCCCTCAAATTCAAACCACCACAATTTTCTTAACGCCCTCCTCCTGACTATATATATTCGTCCTGACTATGTACAACTTTGATCTAATAGTCCATTCTGTCATGTAGCTTAGCAACTTCCTGGTAGTCTCTGTATATTTTGTTTGTAATTATGATCCGTATATGCTTGATGATTTTATTGAAGATAAGTAAAGAAATGAGCTATTTTCATTCAACTACACATTACACTGAAGATAGAACTACACACAACTCAACTACACATTCACATGCTCATCAATGAGCAATgtcaactagctagtattttCTTAAGGCAAGGTGGTTGGTACTTGCAAATACAATGAGCTGTGGATATATACAAAGTAGCATCAAATTTTTTCCATAGTGATCATATCAAAACTAGCTTCTTGCAATACTTAAAAGTAGAAGTTCCTTTCAAAAAGATGTATATAAACCTCAAAATGCTCCTATTAGATCCAGCAGAAAAGGGAAGTTGGTTAATGGAAAACCTGAATATATATGCCAAATACAACTAGTTAGATATCAAAGTGTAATTGTTGTTCTAGAGTTATTTTCATGCAAAAAGAAAACGACAACTCACTTGTATACAATATATAACTTCGACTTTTCCTTCTTTCCGATCCTCTGATTCATCAGTCACTTGATTTCCATCAGGAGTACATATAAAATTGTACTCTGAAATCTTCCTCTAGATCTCACTAGAAATATTTGATCTTGTGTCCTGCTGTTGAACTTCAGAATAACCGGTAACTTCATCGATTGTTGAGAATGCTACATCAGAGGGACAAGTAAACTCAATTGGATTTCCATATATGACTTGCATCTAGAAATAAGAGGGAGAAAATGTGAAAGCAATGGTGGCTTACTCTGCTATCTCAATGTGGATGGAAAAGAGATGTTTTCTTCTTTCAGATTTCAGTTGGAGCCAAAGTCATCTTCCAAATTTAAGTGAACCAACATATATGTGTGGAATATGAGCTATTTTTCGCCATTCCATACCTTTCTTCTTGCAAAGCCTTTCAAGATGAGGACAGTCTTGAATCGACAAATGCTGAAGAGCATTGAGGTACTTCATTCCTTCTGGCAATGATATCAAATGTTCGCAATTTGAAATTGCAAGGGATCTAAGAGAGGAAAGTTTAGCAAGCCAGTCAGGAAGATCTGTGAGATAAGGACTGCTATGGATTACCAGACTTTGCAACGTAGTGACGTGTTGAAGGCTAGCTGGCAATGGGTATAATTCAGGGCAGGATATAATACTCAAGCTCCGTAGAGACGAGAGATTCTGGAAACTACCTCTAGATAAAGTTAACCGAGGGCAACCCATGATGGAGAGCTGTTCTAAGACTGTGAGATGGAGGAACCCACTTGAAAGATAAATCAGGTTGCCGCAATTCTCAATTGACAAGCTCTTTAGGGAGTTGAAACCAGCAAATTCTTCTGATGGCAATGACTCTAAGCTGTGGCATCCATTGATCTCAAGGAACTCCAAAGCTTGCAGCTTTCGGATTCCTGTTGGCAAATGGGTTAGTTTTTCACAGTTGCTAATGGTCAGTGACTTCAGATAAGTGAGATGCTCTATCTCTTGAGGAAGAGAAATGAAATGTTTGCACGAAAGTATTTCCACAGTCTCCAGTGATTTGTTATTCTCTAGCAATTTCCCTGTAAGGTGCACTAGACCTTGAAGcgcatcaatcacaacattggAGAGTGAAGACATGTTATCCACAGACTCCAAGATCTTTGGATGGCAATCACGGAGCTCCAAATAAAGAAGAGATTGAAATGTTGGAGCAGAGATAAGATTAGGACATTTATCCACAACTAACTTTTGCAGGCGAGGAAATACTGCTGCTTCGTTCTCTATGCAAGACCATTCTTTTAAGCAGGGAAGGTCCTTGATTGTTAGGTCTTCCAGGGATGGGAATTTGAGGGGTTTGCCTCCATAAAATTCTTCACCGATATGTGTAACTCCATCCATCCCTTGTAGATAAAGTGTTTTGAGAAACGGAAGCTTCCCAAAGGTAGGTAAAGTATCACATCCCCTGCAGTTGATCAAAGCAATCAGAACTAGATTAGGGAGGTCCCAATCTGGAAATCTGAATCCAGGATATCCCTTGATATATAGTTTTTTGAGGTTTACATGTGGCTGAAGACACTCAATGATCCCCTCCACAACATTGTCATTATCCCTTGATAGTGATCTTGATGTACCATCAACTTCTCTGCAAACCTCGTATGAGGTAGACCCTGTTGACATCCTCACTATGTTCTCACTTCCCCATTGGAGTCTTAACAATTCCACATATTTCTTCGCCCTCAGATTAGCCAGTGTAGCTTCTTCTTTGTCTCTGATGTTCTCCAGGCCCCTTATACTCAATTCACCTCTTATGTGGGGAGAACTGATTTCAGAGATGCTTTCTCCAATCCCTTTGCCCACAATGTATAAAGGCAAAGTTTGAAGCTGAACCAAATTTCCCAGACCAGCAGGAAGGCGAGTCAGTCCATTACATCCCACTATGTTAAGGTGCCTTAAGCCAGTTATATTAGCCAATCCAAAAGGTAACTCCATTAGGTTACCACAAAATGAGAGGTTCAGGGTTTGCAGATTAGAAAGGTTGCAAATAGTATGAGGGAGTGTTTGAATAGAGGTGCTGGAGAGATCAAGGTATCTCAAACATATCAAATCACTAATCGACTCGTGCACCTTCTTCACACAACCACTTAAATCAAGGACTCGCAAGTATTTAAAGTTCAgaggaaaagaagaaggaaTGTCTCCGGTGCAAAACAGGAATTGAAGTGTTCGAAGATGTTTAGCACCATACAATTCCTTTGGAAATGAAGTGGGATCTGAATGGAAAAGGATTGACAGGTGATGAACCCGTGACATGTTACCTTGAGTAAAGTCATGTCCCAATATCACGAAGTCCTGACTCCCCACACTTCGAGCAAGATCATGGATGAGATCATGCATTATGTATACTACTAGATCCGTCTCATCAAATTTCTTAACTTCCTGGAAAAATGATAAACACATCAAGTCATTAAAATACTCGTTTCCTATGTCTTCCAACTGCCTGTTCCTCTCATGACATGTTATCAAGCCTTCAGCAATCCATATGTGGATCATCTTTTCCTTatgaatttcataatttttcggATACAATGAACAGAATGCAAAGCATCGTTGGAGGTGTAGAGGCAACTGTAAGTAGCTCAACCGAAGAGCTGGCAGTATGCCACTGTTACAATTCTCAAGTTTCCAAAGTTCACTCTCTTGCACAAACATCCAATCTTCTTTTTCTCGTTTGAAGCGCAACAAACTTCCCAATGTTTTTGCTGCCAAAGGCACACCCCCACATTTCTTGATGATCTGTTTTCCAATATCCAACAGATTAGGATACTCACCTTCTTCTTCCTTGCTGAAAGCTCGTTGCTTGAACAAAACCCAACAATCATCTTCTATCAAGCCTTGGAGACAATAAGGGGAAGTAGTTCCCACTATTGAAGCAACTTTGGTACTCCGTGTAGTGACAATGATTCTACTTCCTGCTCCACCACTTTGAAATAAGTCGCCCAGCTTATCCCACTCTTCTTGGTCTTCATTCCATACATCATCCAAAACAATCAAGAATCTCTTTCCACCCAATGAATCTTGAAAATGAGCTTGAAGTAGATCCATCTCCAAGAGTTCACACTTCCTTTTTGTTGCAGACTGTATTATGCTTAACATGAGCTTACTTACATCGAAATCCCGAGATACATAAACCCATATTTTAATGTCAAAGAAATGAACGACCTTTTCATCATTGTAGACTAATTGAGCTAGTGTAGTTTTGCCAAGTCCTCCAATACCTACAATTGGGATGATAGAAACAACCCCACCAGTTTTGCCATCACATGTAGTCAACAAAAGCTCTAaaagcttctttttatcatcatctCTTCCACATATTTTCGATGTTATCACAAACGATCCAGTTACTTTTGTTCTGTCATAATTGTCAACTTGTctttctgtagttgttgctctAAGATTTAAGCTAAACCCTTGCTTTGCAATCTCATCTAGTTCCTTAAGTTTTTTTGGTAGTATTTTTGCAAGGTCAAAAAGATGCTTTGATGGTTCAAAAGGTAGAAATAGACTACTTATCTGTTTGGCTTTTCCACTGCGACTCTCGCACATTACACTTTCTGCAGTAAATTCATCCAGTAAGTTCTCCAACTGATAAGCTATGtccttgagcttcaccaaccaGTTTTCAACATGTTGATCCGTTTCTTGTCGCTTATGTGCATCATCAAGAAAAGCTCTAGCAGTTGGTAGTGAATTCTGTAGTTTTTCTATGTTTTCCTTCAAATGGTAGAGATCATGGAACTTCTGCACATATGGAGAGGCTAACTTTTCAAGAATCACCTGTAAAACAGGATATAGTACCAAATCTGCCATATCTTAAAAGGaattggatgaagggtaatagAAATAAGAGAAAATGTTGTGATTTAGAACAGCAAACAAAGTTATAAGTTATAATCAACcataaataaagagaatttCCTACTAAATTACATCTCTCATTTTGTCTCACATGTATAACTATATGACAAGTAAATAATCAAGAAACCTCATCCAATGCCATTGACAGATTTGTCTGTTGAGCTGTAATCTTGGATATCTTCGTAGAGCACGAAAATCGTACCAATTGAAACGCAGAGAAGACTGAAAATGATTTTGTGAGGATATTCCCTTCCATTGATATGTGAATGAATATTCCTGCATTTTGACAAATACATGGAGTGCACATTGATACAGACAAACAGAAAATGAGGAATCTTCGACGTGAACTATTAGAAATGCCTCAATTAACTGAGCAATTCGACTACCTATAAGTTTTgataattaacaattttaagaaaaaatattttaaaaatttatcaaaatagatttatttgaatcttaaaatttaaaagtattacataaattaaaatgagaGATTTATATTAACTGAATTTTTGAGGTTTTATTGTtcaatatattatattgaattgttcAAAAGTTAAAGAtagatatttaacttttatttttcatatttattctttcctttcataaaatttaatatttttttatgagatAAATTGTGCtactttatatttataattttataaaaaataaaaaatataatttaaatttattcttaaatGTTTTTCGTATATatttttcacaaatttaattaatataaaatagaatTATATAGCGCACGAAATACAAACCTTCCATTTTGGTGGCGGGAAAAAGTTGTTGCAAAAATAGTTGGCAAAAACGAggagaaaatgacaaaaatgatACCCTTTGCATCTTGAGAGTAGGTAAAATTCAAAAGTAgtctttaaataaatatttaaacacTTTATTTAATACGGgattagtgaaaaaaaaaacattatatctTAAAACATCAATGAATATAAGAGGTAAAAAAATTTCCTCTGaaattatattcataaataatttttaaaattacaaataatttgaaaaagaaaaaataatttaattttcgacggcatataatatttttcttaaaaaatagataattcTCTCATAtcgtttttaaatatatttaacaagtcagaaaaaaattatttcaaaaaatatataaaataacaaatgaaCAAACTTTTGTAATGGGTCCATAATAAGATAAATAGAGGAAGTAATCTTAGAGAATAATTCATGTGATGAATAAAAGAAGTAATTAAGATTCTGCACATGTGTGACAAATGTTATTAAAGCATGCAAATAGATTAACATAGTTAAAAAGGTAGAATTCGAAGTGTTCTTATCCACAAATAATTAACTTAGCTCATTTGATAGAGGAGCAagagataattaattttaaaaattattttaaataaatttatattatatttattgaaataaaataatttattttaaaattaattatcttaaaataacttatttttcaaCTAAACCAGTCCTTAACTATATtgctttattttaatttttttaagctacaaaatattaaaagaagttTGCTCTACTCGTATTTTATACTTCTAGTAATATATCATCTCTGcttattttatatgtcatttacttttacataatacttatatttttataaaatcaatgtataaattattatattttttttatccttatGAGTTACTCCTTCTGTtcaaaattatttgtcatgttacgcttatcgaaagtcaatataactaatttttaaaggtaaattggatcacattaatttgatattttaaacaaaaaaatagatattctaaaaccATATGAAAAGTAACATaagttacaattttttgcatattaatatgataaaaaaaatacatcttaaaatgttaatcaaaatttttatagtttaactctaaaaatagaaaccatgacaaacaataccaaACGGAGGGAATATTAGTATTGAAAACATACATTTGACCAACTTAGAAAAGTTAAGTAAATGACTCATgttcattaataaattaattaatcaaaataatttattcatattcATTGATTGAAACTTCAtttcgaaaaaaataaataagaatataagaataaaattacAGTATTTTTAcgtacaataaaaatatgacatataaaatgaaacaaagaaaataatattttttccaaaaaaaaaagagctcaATTTAGAGTTTAAAATTTCtccataatatttttaaataaaaattgcgcgtttttatttgtataaattaatGAGAGATAAGTAGGAATGTGCAGAATATCCAGTGAGGCTCTCCTGATTTTTAGTTACCATGTATTTGTGAACTGCAAACACAAGATTTATTCTCCATTATTATAAAGTTAAAGAAATACAGCAAAAAAGTCTAAACTCCATTATTGAgccaaaagagaaaaaaaggttaaaaatcAAAGGCTTTTGGGGAAGGAAGGAAACAGTTTCCTTCCAGTCAAagaattaatatatattgtttatttatttttctttaaatggGGAAACAAGAACCAGACCCAAAGTCTTTGGATGATTCAAATTCAACACATAAACCTGACACATCAACTCTTGATGTGCTTGCAGCTACAGATATGGCAAAACCTTCAATTTCATCGTCATTACTTCCTCAACCTTCTTGGTTTACTGCCAAAAGGTGACTTTTTCTTTAACCCATTTGTGTGTTAAAgatgaattttgtgtttttacCAACTGGGTTTCCaagaattttgaatttcaattttttttttaccaactGGGTTTCcaagatttttgaatttcaatgtttCTTGGAATTGCAATTATAAGGTTTGATTCGCTTTTCTTGGACATTATAATCGATGAAATTGGTTGTGCCTTCTAGCCATCAAGAAACAAAATTCAAGAATGATTTGCGCTGACTTTCTTGGTGTAGTTACCTAATGGGATCTCCTAATTGAATTAatattctctttatttacaTGAAATTACTGAGTTTTGCACGGAAGGTTTCTATTCCAATTCTGTTATATTTGATATCTTAAGCTTCTTGAAGTTGTCAATTTTATATGCATTCTTCAGATTTTGTTTTCTATAGTGTTTCTTTCACCTGTCAAATCAAACTGCCAACAATTGTGACCCTTTTCCCACTTTGCTCCTTTGTGACTCGAAACCCCCAAAATCTTGGTAGAAACTCGAAACCCCCAATATCTTGGTAAGAGGTTATGTCTACTAGCATATTCTGCACTTGTAAGTTGTAACCTTTACTTCACCCGCACTATTTGCCTCTAATGTGTCTGCTATAAATTATCAGGTTGCTTGCGGTATTCTGTGTGATCAACTTAATAAATTATGTGGATCGTGGATCTATTGCGAGCAATGGTGTTAATGGAAACCGTCGAACTTGTACGAAAGACGGTACATGTTCTTCTGGCAGCGGAATTCAGTGAGTATTCTTTTGGAATTTGCTCTATAGCCTGCTCAACTCTGAAGTGATTGATTAAAGGGAAAAAGATTTGGTTTTCGAGTTTCCATCCTAAGTTTTCTTCCTTGcttatgtttgatattttttctctctGTTCTTCATATTCTTGTTGATTTACTAATGCTTATTATTGAGAATTACAATCGTTTCGGGATAATGTACGTTAATAATGAATTTTCCTCTCCAAATTTAGTAATGGAACTACTTTTTAATTACACATCATCATCATGCGTGCTTATTCTTATCATGAGCTTGTTTCTGTTTGTTTGCAGGGGTGAATTTAATTTGAGTAATTTTCAGGATGGGGTCATATCATCTGCTTTCATGGTTGGGCTTCTGGTGGCATCTCCAATATTTGCCTCCTTCGCCAAGAGGTAAATCCCCGTATATTACAGGCTTTTGATACCTTGTTGCAGATATATTTCAGACTTAAGAACATTAACTTTGAGAAGTTTATTTGCTGG comes from Solanum pennellii chromosome 1, SPENNV200 and encodes:
- the LOC107011076 gene encoding peptide methionine sulfoxide reductase B5-like, whose protein sequence is MDSQILKFWPIIPSRNLIFNSKKAVHIHGLPNTRFRVAAAGSVQKSEEEWRAILSPDQFRILRQKGTEKQGSGEYNKFFGVGTYLCAGCGTPLYRSATKFNSPCGWPSFYEGLPGAINRNPDPDGIRMEITCAACGGHLGHVFKGEWFRTPTNERHCVNSISLKFKPPQFS
- the LOC107030309 gene encoding putative disease resistance protein RGA4; this translates as MADLVLYPVLQVILEKLASPYVQKFHDLYHLKENIEKLQNSLPTARAFLDDAHKRQETDQHVENWLVKLKDIAYQLENLLDEFTAESVMCESRSGKAKQISSLFLPFEPSKHLFDLAKILPKKLKELDEIAKQGFSLNLRATTTERQVDNYDRTKVTGSFVITSKICGRDDDKKKLLELLLTTCDGKTGGVVSIIPIVGIGGLGKTTLAQLVYNDEKVVHFFDIKIWVYVSRDFDVSKLMLSIIQSATKRKCELLEMDLLQAHFQDSLGGKRFLIVLDDVWNEDQEEWDKLGDLFQSGGAGSRIIVTTRSTKVASIVGTTSPYCLQGLIEDDCWVLFKQRAFSKEEEGEYPNLLDIGKQIIKKCGGVPLAAKTLGSLLRFKREKEDWMFVQESELWKLENCNSGILPALRLSYLQLPLHLQRCFAFCSLYPKNYEIHKEKMIHIWIAEGLITCHERNRQLEDIGNEYFNDLMCLSFFQEVKKFDETDLVVYIMHDLIHDLARSVGSQDFVILGHDFTQGNMSRVHHLSILFHSDPTSFPKELYGAKHLRTLQFLFCTGDIPSSFPLNFKYLRVLDLSGCVKKVHESISDLICLRYLDLSSTSIQTLPHTICNLSNLQTLNLSFCGNLMELPFGLANITGLRHLNIVGCNGLTRLPAGLGNLVQLQTLPLYIVGKGIGESISEISSPHIRGELSIRGLENIRDKEEATLANLRAKKYVELLRLQWGSENIVRMSTGSTSYEVCREVDGTSRSLSRDNDNVVEGIIECLQPHVNLKKLYIKGYPGFRFPDWDLPNLVLIALINCRGCDTLPTFGKLPFLKTLYLQGMDGVTHIGEEFYGGKPLKFPSLEDLTIKDLPCLKEWSCIENEAAVFPRLQKLVVDKCPNLISAPTFQSLLYLELRDCHPKILESVDNMSSLSNVVIDALQGLVHLTGKLLENNKSLETVEILSCKHFISLPQEIEHLTYLKSLTISNCEKLTHLPTGIRKLQALEFLEINGCHSLESLPSEEFAGFNSLKSLSIENCGNLIYLSSGFLHLTVLEQLSIMGCPRLTLSRGSFQNLSSLRSLSIISCPELYPLPASLQHVTTLQSLVIHSSPYLTDLPDWLAKLSSLRSLAISNCEHLISLPEGMKYLNALQHLSIQDCPHLERLCKKKGMEWRKIAHIPHIYVGSLKFGR